A window of Candidatus Afararchaeum irisae genomic DNA:
TTCCCTTCTCCGACTCCATGTACTCCTGTATCTGTGTCGACATCCCGTAGTAGTCACGTCCGTCCCACGACTCGGAGAGACGTCGTGAGGTCTCCTTGAGGACGACAGCGCGCGGATCCATGGTCTGGTAGACACGGTGTCCGAATCCGGGGACGCGCTCGCCGTTGTCGAGCATCGTCTCGACGTGTTCGACGGGGTCGCCTTCTATCGATTCGAGCATCTCCATCACGTCCTGGTTCGCGCCTCCGTGTCTGTACCCCTTGAGTGCCGAGATCGCACCGACTATTGCGGAGTAGGGGTCAGAGCCCGTCGAGGTTATGACGCGCGACGTAAAGGTCGAGGCATTCATTCCGTGGTCAGCGTGGAGGACGAGTGCGGCATCGAGTACCTCGACGCGGTCTTCGGAGGGCTCGTCTTTGTCGCCGTCGAGCATGTAGAGGAAGTTGGCGGAGTGGTCGAGGTCGTCTCGGGGCTCAACGGTGTCGAGTCCACGGCTGAGACGGTCGTAGTTGGCTATTATAGTAGGTATCTTCGCCACGAGCGACTTACCGAGTTCGAGGAACTCGTCGCGCGACGCCTCGGAGGTGTCTACGGAGAACTCCGCCGACGCAGGCAGCGACGACACAGCCGTCCTCAGAACCTCCATCGGGTTTCCGTCCTCGGATATGAGTTCGAGTATCTGTACTGTCTCGTCCGACAGACCACGTCTCCCGACGAGATCCGACTTGAACTCTTCGAGCTCTTCGGAGGTCGGAAGCTCGCCGAACCAGAGAAGATAGACCACCTCCTCGTAGGTCGATCTCTCGGCGAGATCCTGAACGTCGTAGCCCCTGTATATCAGCTCGGGCTTCTCACCGTCGATGTAGGTTATAGTAGAGTCGGCTACGACGATGTTGTCAAGACCCACCCGTTTTACGGGCTCGTTCTCTAACATGATTACTACCTACACCCAAGTTCGAACACAGATAATAAAAACTGTTCGTTAGAACTGTCTTAGTGTAACTTCGAGGCTGTTGAGATCTATTATGGGTGCGATGCCGGGATCGGGCTGTATGTTCATAGACTTCTGGTACTCGGTCTGTCCCTGCCAAGCCCCCGAGTTGAGGAGGGTGACGGAGTTGTATCTGTCGACCCCAACCGTGTGAACGTGTCCTGCGTGGAGTATGTCGGGTATCTCGTCTATAACGAGGTGATCCGTAGTTTCGGGAGAGAGACGGACATCGCCGTACATAGGAGCAAGATGCCTCTTCTTTATGATGGGGATCATCGCAGTCTCGGGACTCTCTATCTCCGCCCCGGGTGTCTTCTCGACAAAGGGATTGAGCGACATACCGTGGTACATCAGCACCTTGACGCCTTCGAGGTCGACGGTCGATGGGTTTCCGTAGAACTCGACGTTTTCGGCGAAGGGCTCTCTGAACTCGTCGGGAAGAGCGGGCTGAGGCTCGGCGAGACGGACTGAGTCGTGGTTTCCGGGTATCGTAATTACGTCTATGTCATCGGGTATCTGACGGAGACCGTCGGCACAGTCCTCGTACTGTTCGTAGAGATCGACCGTAGTTAGCTCGTCGTCCTGTCCCGGGTAGACTCCGACGCCCTCGACGAGGTCTCCCGCTACGAGTACGTACTCAATCTCGGGCTGAGAATGTAGCCAGTCGGTGAATGCGTCCCACTTGTCGCGGAGGAAGGCATCGGAGCCGAAATGTATGTCACTGATGAGTGCAGCCTTGACGTCTCTGTCGAGGTCGGCTGTGTTGGGCTGTCGTCTCGGCGGAACGTCGGGGTAATGGAGAGAGTCAGCGAAGACAATTCCGGCGTCATCGGAGAGACGTCCCCTGACCCCCACGACCTCGTCGACCACAAGACTCTGAGCCTCGTCGGAGAGGTCGTCTGAGAGAAGGACTCGCATCTCGCCCGTGGTGTCTTCGATTATTACGAGTGTGTTCCCGGACGACGTCGAACGTATGTCGTTGACCATCCCGACTAGTTCGACCTCGTCGCCGCCGCCCCCACGCGACGACAGCGACTCGACAGTCCGGGGCGAGAGACGTTTTCTGAGAATCCCCGAGAGCTTCTCGTAACGGTCACGGAAGAGACCCACGAAGTCGTCGATCTCACCCGTCGTCGTAGAGTTGCCGGTTATGGTGTCTTCGACAGAGACATGTCTCTCGGAGTCGGGTCTCCGGGAGACAGTGCTCGTCGACCGAGACGAGGTGGTGTCGTCGTCACGGCTCGGTGGGGAGACGCCGTGGGTCGCTTCTCCAGACGAAACAGAGGGGTCGTGTGAGGACGTACCAGTACCAGTACCAGTACCATTGAGGTCGGCGACGTGGTGGGCAGTGACGACGGGACCGTCTACTCTCGACGAGAGACGCTCAACCGTCTCGTGGGGCGAGTCGGACTCCGCAATAGCCTTGAGGGCGTCGGGTGTCGCGTTGAAACCCCTGCGGGCGAGGGACTCGACAATCTCGGTGTTGAGAGATCTGTCAGCGTCCGACCCAGAGCCGGAGTTTTGCATGTGGATGGGATAGGTAACGACCGGGGCATATACCTTATGAACGAGTGGAAACAGTAATATGGAGCTATTACTTACGTCGTATATGGACGAAAGGTGGATAGAGAAGGTGAAGAAGGCTCGGAGGACGGAGACGGGAAAGGTCGTCGAGGACTTTCTGACATCCGCGGTAGCCGTAGTCGGAATAGCGGCTGTTCTGTGGGCTGTCGCTGGAATCTGGCCTCCTCTCGTCGCAGTTGAGAGCGGAAGTATGGAACCACATATGCATAGGGGAGACCTGATATACCTCGTAGACAACTCGAAGTTCGTCCCCGACAACGCTGACGCAGTAAACGGAGTCGTGACCTACTCCGAGGGTAAAGAGTCAAGGTACAAGAGCTTCGGAAACTACGGCGACGTCATAGTCTACCAGCCCAACGGGAGAGTCGGGGCGACACCCATTATTCACAGGGCGATGAAGTACGTCGAAAAAGGAGAGAGGTGGGAGGGTGCGAACGGAGTACATATAGCACAGCACTCGGGCTTCGTGACTAAGGGAGACAACAACAGACTCTACGACCAGGAGGCGGGAATAAGCAGAGTCGTAAAGCCCGACTGGGTCGTAGGGAAAGCGAAGGTCAGGGTACCATACCTCGGCAGGATACGTCTTCTCTTAGGATCGATCAGTCATCCAGACGTGACTGTGCCGACGTCGACACCTCGCTGAGAGATCCAAGGCGCGAGTCCTCGAGTATTACCTTCTTTGTCTCCTCCCTCGGAACGCTGAGCGAAATCTCCTTACTCCTGCCGTAACGTCCCTTCGAGACGACGACTGCGTTTACTATTCCTAGCATGTCGAGTTCGCTTATGAGGTCGGTGACACGTCTCTGAGTCAGGACATCCATCTCCATCTGGTTCGAGACACGTTTATAGGTATTGTAGACCTCGCCGGTGTTCATCTTCTCGGAGCCCTCCTCAGCGAGCGAGATTATGCTGAAGAGGACGAGCTTCGACTGTGTCGGAAGTGTCTGGACGACCTCGACGATTCGGTTTAGCTCGATCTTCCCCTGTGCCTCTCTGACGTGATCCTCATTGACTATCTCCGCCTTGGCGCGTTCGGCGAGCTCTCCTGCAGTACGTAGGAGGTCGAGTGCACGTCTCGCGTCGCCGTGTTCCTTCGCTGCGAATGCGGCACACAGAGGTATCACGTCGTCGGTGAGTGAGTCGGGCTTGAAAGCGATCTCGGCGCGCTGTTCGAGTATGTCACGGAGCTGGTTGGCATTGTAAGGCGGGAAGACTATCTCCTCCTCGCCGAGCGACGACTTGACGCGCGGGTCGAGAAGCTCGGTGAACTGTATGTCGTTCGAGATTCCCATTATCGAGACGCGTGCATTTTCGAGATCGGCATTCATACGTGAGAGGTTGTAGAGAGTGTCGTCGCCGCTCTTCTCGACGAGCTTGTCTATCTCATCGAGCATTATGACGACGACACGTTCATCCTCATCTACTGCGTCGAAGAAGGCGTCGTAGACCCTGTCTGTGGGCCAACCTGTCATAGGAACGTCGTCACGTCCGAACTCCCGCGCGAGACGTGCGAGTACACGGTACTGTGTGTCGACGACCTCACAGTTTATGTACTCGACGTCACACGAGACCTCGAACTTCTGGCTAGTCTTCTCGAGCTCCTGTGAGACGTACTTCGCGCTCGCTGTCTTTCCGGTTCCCGTCTTGCCATAGATGAGGAGGTTCGAAGGTGTGTCCCCCCTGAGTGCGGAGACTAAAACCGTCGCTATCCGGTTGATCTGTTCGTTCCTGTGGGGGAGCTTCGTGGGGGTGTAAGAGGGTCGGAGAACCTCCTTGTTGTCGAATATCGGCTCGACTTCGAGAAGCTCATCGAAGAGTCCTTCGTCGGAGTCGTCTATACCCACGTCTACGTCGACGTCCACGAGATCCTTGTCGACTATACTTTCAAGGCTGTTGAGATCCGAGTCCCCTAAATCAGTCTTTTCGCCCGAGGTTCCTGTTCCGTCGGAGTCCGTGTCATTACTGCCTACCATGCTTTCCCTTCGAGATACGTGTACATTCCGAGGCTTGCGAAGTCGTAGACCGAGATAAGCGATGCAAGCCAGGCACCGTTCAAATGAGATTAGTCTTGACCAATATATAGCTTATGTTCCAGTTGAAACATGGGGGTAGTTGACAGAGACCCGCGAAGAGACTCGAAAAAGGGTGATCTGACCCCGGACAGACTGTGAGTGAAGTCCTGCGAACTGATCTGATCCGATTGACGTTCCAAGAAGAGTCTGAGGATGTCCAGTCTTCTGAGGACGTCGGCGAGTGTCTCCCGTCTAACCCCCCACCCCTTCGTTTCAACTGGAACGCGAAAAAGAGGGGGTGGGGGTGGGGGGTAGGAGGGTGAGAGAATCTTTGTGTAGACCTTTGTGTAACCTAAGAAAGACCTGTAAAAGAGTTGGAAAGGCATCGTGTACCGAGGTTTGAGGTCTTCGTCGGAATGAAAAGAAGTGACAGGAGGGGAGTGACAGAAGTAGTGACGAAGTCAGCAGGATCAGGATTGTCTATCATAAAGCATTTATAGTACTAATTGTTATTTATAGTATGGTAGACTGTAAATAGACTTGTTATCTTTCTGACATGTTATCTACATGTAATTGATGCACTATCTTCATGTAATTACTCTTGAGTCTGGATATTATTTCCTCTATTTAGGTGGAATTCCTCCTTCACCCTCACATCATATTTCTTAGAGACTCTATGTAATTTTCTCCGAGGTAGGATAATACTTAGCTCCATCATTAACAACATCATATTTTCAAAAGGATTATACTTACTGTCAACAGAACCAAATCTTATTAGTTTCGTATCTATAATAAATTCTGTCGGGGCTAACCCACTCGTGATCCCGTGGGGCTCACGACGAGACACGAAATATACCGGGGGTTTACTCCCTTCTCCCCACCCCTCCCACCCCCCACCCCCTTTTTCTCGGTTCCAGTTGAAACGAAGGGGTGGGGGGTACCTATGTCACAGTTTCTCATACTCTCTTTCCTTATCTCCTATGACTCCGTCTGACGAGCGTCTGACGCAGGTTTAATATAACCCTAGACGTACTATCACCGAGATAACATGTGCAGGGGGATACTATGGGCATAATCTCCGAGATCCGAGACAGCATAAGTCGCACTATATCGCGTATCTTCGAGGACGAGGAGAACGCGAAGATAGGCATATACGGACCACCTAACGCGGGCAAGACGACCCTCGCGAACCGTATATCGAGAGACTGGGGAGACGACGCGATGGGTGCCGAGTCTCAGATCCCACACGAGACGAGGGAGGCTACACGTAAGAAGGACATAACTATAGAACACGACGGAAGGTCAGTCACTCTCGACATAGTTGACACCCCGGGTGTCGCCACCAAGGTTGAGTACGAGGAGTTCGTCGACTACGGTCTCGACGAGGATCTCGCTCGTGAGAGGGCGCGTGAGGCTACACAGGGAGTCACCGAGGCGATACACTGGCTCAAGGAGGATCTCGACGGTGTCCTCTACGTCCTCGACTCGACACAGGATCCCTACAAGGCGGTCAACTCGATGCTAAACGGCATCATACAGGAGAGGAGTCTTCCTGTCGTCGTAGTCGCTAACAAGATCGACCTCGAAGACGCGTCTCCCAACCGTATAGAGGAGATGTTCCGACAGCACGAGACCGTACGTATCAGTGGTCTCGAAGGTAACAACATAGACAACCTCTATGAGACGATAGCCGAGGAGTTCGGGGGTTAAATATATGCCAGAGCTAGAGACAGACTCCGATGGAGTTCCCATCGACATGATAAGCTCCGAGAGGATGGAAGGCATGGCGAGCATAGAGAAGGTCAACCTAATACTCGACAGCGTCCGTGAGGGAAAGATCGTCATACTTGAGTCCGGACTTTCCCCTGACGAGGAGTCGAAACTCATAGAGGTCACTATGTCGGAGATTTCCCCTGACGGATTCTCGGGAATAGAGATAGAGTCGTATCCCAAACAGGAGGCGAGCCAGGGCATACTCGGAAAGATACTCGGAAACAAACCCTCGAAGCTAACTGTAATAGGACCCGCTAACCAGATACAGACACTCCACAAGGACAGCGACCTAATAACAGCACTCGTCTCGGGTGGATAGACAAGATGCCCCACAAATGCACAAACTGCGGCGAAATCTTCGAGGACGGAACCGATGAAGTTCTCGACGGCTGTCCCGTCTGTGGCGGGGGCAAGTTCAGGTACGTCGGCGATCTATCCGTATCCACTAATGATACTGATGACGACGAGATAATAGAGGCGTCTCAGTCCGACTCCTCGGTGTCTGAACAGTCCGAGTCTGAAGCCGACTCCTCGTCTTACTACTCGGGCGACTGGCCCGACCACCACGGAGCCGACGAGGAAGTCTCGGGATCACGCTCACAGACATCCGAGTCTGAAGAGGATAAGACTGAGGTCACTGAAGAGGAGAGAGAGAGGATACGGCAGGAGAAGCTACGGCAGGAGCTGATGGAACAGTTCGAGAGCATACGTATAATCGAACCCGGGAGCTACAAGATAAACCTCATGAACCTTTACGACAACGACGAACGCGTCATAACCCTCCAGGAGGACGGACGTTACCAGATATCTATACCGTCGACTGACGACTAGGACAAAACAAGGGTTAAGTCACAATGAGACAAATCCTCGCGCATGGACGTAGTAATCTCGGTAGGCGGCTCGGTTCTCGTCCCCGAGCTGTCGTCGAAACGTATCTCGGAGTTCGCTCGGGTGGCTGAGGAGATAAACAACTCACACAGCCTCAGCATAGTCGCAGGAGGGGGGCAGACGGCGCGTGACTACATAGGGGTCGCGCGCGACCTCGGAGCCAACGACTCCATCTGTGACTACCTCGGAATCGATATCACGAGGATAAACGCCCGACTTCTAATTTCGGCACTCGATCCTCTCGCGTATCCCGAGCCACCCACGAGCTACCGCGAGGCAGAGGATGCACTCGCCGACGACAAGATACCCGTGATGGGTGGGATGGCACCCGGACAGACCACCGACGCCGTCGCCGCGGTCTTCTCCGAGTACACTAACGCCGACCTTCTCGTCTATGCCACGAGTATCGACGGCGTCTACTCCTCCGATCCCCGCACCAACCAAGACGCCGAGAAGTTCGAGGAGCTTCCGCCTCACAAGCTCGTCGAGATAGTGATGCAGACCGAGCTTTCGGCGGGATCGAGCGCGGTCGTCGACGCACTCGCCGCGAAGATAATCGAGAGAAGCGGCGTCAAGACTCTCGTCTTAGACGGGACTGACCCCGACAACCTACGCAGGGCGATACTCGAAGGCGAACACGAAGGTACGGAGGTAGTTCCCGAATGACGGACTCTAACTCGACCCAGTCTGAAACCCGTTTCTGGGCTGACGAGGCGGCTGACCGCGTAATAGACAACGACAGAAACCCGGTCGTCAAGGGCGGTGTCTCGCCTTCGGGAATACCACACATAGGTAACTTCAACGAGGTTCTCCGCGGCTACTTCGTCGCCGACGCCCTCCGCGAAAAGGACATAGAAGCCCAACAGGTCTTCACGCGCGATGACAGAGACCCTCTCAGAAGCATACCACATAAGCTCGCAGACTCAGACGGTGAGATAGTAGAGCTCGACGACGAGACGAGGGACGAGCTTCGGCAGCATCTCGGAAAGCCCTACGTCGATGTCCCCGATCCCTTCGGATGCTGCGACTCGTGGGCTGACCATTTCGGATCGCTCTTGAGAGACGGAGCCGAGAGACTCGATGTTCCTATTACCTTCTACTCGAACGACGAGATGTACTCCGACGGAGAGTTCTTAGACGCCACACGTATCCTTCTCTCCGACGTCGAGAAGGCGCGCGAGACACTTTCGGATTACCAGCGCACAGTCGACGACGACTACATACCCTTCATGCCGATCTGTGAGAGCTGCGGACGTATAACCACGACACCCACAGACGTCGACCTCGAAGACGAGAATGTCGGATACGTCTGCCGTGACACAGAGCTCGCGGGGAAGTACGAGATTGAAGGCTGTGGACACGAGGGACGCGCCTCCTTCACCCAGGGCAAGCTCCCGTGGCGTTTCGAGTGGCCCGCTCAGTGGAAGATACTCGACGTCGGCTTCGAGCCCTTCGGCAAGGATCACGCTGAGGGATCGTGGGAGAGCGGAAAGGCAATCTCGCGCGGGATATTCGACCACGAGCCGCCCGAACCCCTCGTCTACGAGTTCTTCCTCGTCGACGGAGACAAGATGTCGGCGAGCAAGGGCAACATCTACACAGTCGAGGAGCTCCTCGAGATCGTCGAGCCCGAGGTACTCAAGTACTTCTTCGCGCTCGATCCCACGAAGCAGCGTGACTTCAACGTCTCCGAGATAGACCAGTTAGTCGATGAGTTCGACAGGATAGAGGAGATACATTACGGCGACGAAGACCCCGCCGACGATAAGGAGAGACTCTTCGCCGAAAGGGTCTACCCGACACTCGTCTCTGGATCTGACTCCGGCTCTGACTCCGACAAACGAGAAGCCTCTAACAGACGTATACGTGTCCCCTACACCTTCGCCGCGATGGTAGGTGTCTCCGAGAACGAAGACGCGATACTCGACGTTCTGAGACGGTCGGGACATCTCCCTGAAGATGCCACCCACCAACAGCGCGACGATGTCCTCGAACGTGTCGATCTCGCACGTAACTGGGCGCGGCGTCTCGACAACGACTACTACGTCGAGGTACTCTACCACAAGCCCGACGTAGAGTTCGACAACGGTACCCGCGCCGCATTCGAGGATCTCGCCGACTTCATAGACGAGGGACACTCCGCTGACGAGATACAGAGTGAGATATTCGAGACCGCGAGGAGACACGACGTAGGAGTCGGCGACTTCTTCTCGTCGGGATACGAGCTATTCCTCGGACAGGACAGCGGTCCGAAGCTCGGACCCTTACTCGCCGCCCTCGACAGGGAGTTCGTCGTCGAACGTCTCAGAGCCGCTTAACCCCTCGTTTTTTAACTGTCGAGGACTAAGTCGAGCTATGTTCGGCGGCGGAAGAGGGAATATGGACCCCAAGAGGATGCAGAAGATGATGAACCAGATGGGTATAGATATCGACGAGATAGACGACGTCGAGGAGGTAGTCATACGCACCTCCGACAAGGAGTACCGTTTCGACGACGCTCAGGTCACATCGATGGAGGCAGATGGTCAGAGAACCTTCCAGGTAGTCGGAAACCCCGAGGTATCCGAGAACGAGTATGTCTCCGACGACGACGTCGAACTCGTATCCGAGCGTGCCGGTGTCGACGACGAGACAGCGCGCGAAGCACTCGTGGAGGCGGACGGCGACCTCGCACAGGCTATATCCGACCTGTCTGAGTAAGTAGATAGAAAACAACAGAAGAACTCTTACTAACTCTCTACTCCTTTTCGACTGTCTTCTTCGAGCCGTTGCTGGGTACGACTTCTATCTCACCACCCTCGAACTCGTTTTCGAGCTCTGCCCCCTCGAAGTACTCGTGGAGAAAGACTGAGAGACCCGCGACCTCGGAGTGGGGCTGGTTGGTCACACCGACGTTGTAGTCCGACAGACCGTAGACGTATCCCGGAACCTTCTGTGATCCCACGACGACTAAGACGTCCTCTTGTCGTACTTCGTCTATCACATCCTGGATCGGAAGACCGTACATCGTGAGATGGACGACGTCACCCTCCCAGCCGCGTATGATACTCTTAGGCTCCTCGGTGAGTTCGACCTCAAAGTCGCCTCCGAAACGCTCCGTGACCGACTCTATCGTCTCCCTCGGCTTCTCGCTCGAAGTCGCTATATGTATTCTGTCCGCACCCAGAGCCCGCGACGTAAGCCCCACGTGTGACGTCATCCTCTCGTCCCTCTTGGGTCTGTGACCCATCCTGAGAACCTCGACCCTCCTCTCGGTGTCTTCCATAAGGGGTCTTCGGCGAGACTCGGATTACGTCTTTCGGACTGTCTCAGTCCTTTTCGGATTCGACCTTCTTCCCCGACTTGCTTCCTGCGACTATAAAGCCAACTCCGGCTATGACACCTCCGAGATGTGTGAATATCCACGCCTTCCAGAGCTCTACTCCTATGATCTCGACGCTCGCAAGACCCGTGAGACCGATTGCCATCTTACTCCAGATACAAATGTAGGATATTTTATACTTTCGACGTTGTCTGAGACTCCCAACCAAGACTGACTTTAGTCTGTAAGCATATATAAATAACATGAGCTCTGTTCCTGACCGTTCGGAGATAGACGAGGAGTACAGGTGGGATCTCGAAAGTATCTACGCGACAGACGAAGACTGGGAGGAGGAGTTCGAGGAGACCAAGGGGATGGTCGACGAACTCGACGAGGCGGAGACCGACTCGTTCGACGACGGCGAACATCTTCTCACCATCCTGAAGAAACGTGAGGAGGTCATGAGGAAGGTCTCTAAGCTCTCGTCGTACGCCCGGATGAGACGTGACGAGGATACCACGAGACAGGAGTACCAGGCTATGACGACGCGCGCAGAGACAGTCTCGTCCGAAGCCGGAAGTGCGGCGAGCTTCATACGTCCCGCGATCCAGTCCCACACCCGCGACGAGATAGACGAGATGGTAGACGAGACCGACGGACTCGGTATCTACGAGCACTACCTCGACGACGTGATGAGGAAGAAGCCCCACACCCGATCTGCCGAGGTCGAGGCTCTCATCTCGGATCTGAGTGATGTCCTCGGCGCGCCGTCTTCTGCCTACCGTATACTCACAAACGCCGACACCGAGTTTCCGACTGTCGAGAAGCCCGACTCTGAGGCGGTCGAGATCACACTCTCCAACTTCACTAAGCTCCAGAAGAACCCTGACAGGGAGTTCAGGCGCGAGGTCTACGAGAAGTTCTACGACACACTCGGCGAACTCCGGAACACAGTCGGGACGACCTACGAGAAGAGCGTCAAGGCGGACGTAAAGCTCGCGAGGATACATAACTACGACACAGCGAGGGAGTCGTCTCTCGACTCGTCGAAGATACCCGTCGACGTCTACGACAGCCTCGTCGAGACGGTTCGTGACAGGCTCGATCCTCTCCACAGACACGTCGAGATAAAACGCGACCTCTTAGACGTCGATGACCTCCGGATGTGGGACGTCTACATGCCCCTCGCCGATACCCCCGAGCCCGAGGTTACCTACGACGACGCGACCCAACACGTCGTCGATGCCTTCGATCCCCTCGGAGACGACTACCAGACTAGGGTAGAGGAGGGTCTTGAGTCGAGATGGGTCGACGTCTATGAGAACGAGGCGAAGAGATCGGGTGCCTACTCGGGCGGAACCTACGACACTCAGCCCTTCATACTCATGAACTACCAGGACGACATCTCTTCGATGTACACACTCGCCCACGAACTCGGACACTCGCTCCACTCCGAGCTTACGAAGGAGAGCCAGCCCTACGTCTACTCGGGCTACTCGATCTTCGTCGCAGAGGTCGCCAGCACTGTCAACGAGGTTCTACTCACCAACCACTTACTCGACACAGTCGAGGACGACGACTTCAGGAGACACGTCCTCAGCCATATGTTAGAGAAGTTCCGTGGCACACTCTTCAGACAGACGATGTTCGCCGACTTCGAAGACCGCACCCACGGTATAGTCGAGGACGGCGGTGCTCTCACCCCCGACAGGCTCGACGAGATATACGGTGACCTCAAGACCGAGTTCTACGAACCCGCAGCCGTCGACGACCGTATAAGGACAGAGTGGATGAGAATACCCCATTTCTACCGCGCCTTCTACGTCTTCCAGTACTCGACGGGTCTGA
This region includes:
- a CDS encoding tRNA (cytidine(56)-2'-O)-methyltransferase, producing MEDTERRVEVLRMGHRPKRDERMTSHVGLTSRALGADRIHIATSSEKPRETIESVTERFGGDFEVELTEEPKSIIRGWEGDVVHLTMYGLPIQDVIDEVRQEDVLVVVGSQKVPGYVYGLSDYNVGVTNQPHSEVAGLSVFLHEYFEGAELENEFEGGEIEVVPSNGSKKTVEKE
- the pepF gene encoding oligoendopeptidase F, with translation MSSVPDRSEIDEEYRWDLESIYATDEDWEEEFEETKGMVDELDEAETDSFDDGEHLLTILKKREEVMRKVSKLSSYARMRRDEDTTRQEYQAMTTRAETVSSEAGSAASFIRPAIQSHTRDEIDEMVDETDGLGIYEHYLDDVMRKKPHTRSAEVEALISDLSDVLGAPSSAYRILTNADTEFPTVEKPDSEAVEITLSNFTKLQKNPDREFRREVYEKFYDTLGELRNTVGTTYEKSVKADVKLARIHNYDTARESSLDSSKIPVDVYDSLVETVRDRLDPLHRHVEIKRDLLDVDDLRMWDVYMPLADTPEPEVTYDDATQHVVDAFDPLGDDYQTRVEEGLESRWVDVYENEAKRSGAYSGGTYDTQPFILMNYQDDISSMYTLAHELGHSLHSELTKESQPYVYSGYSIFVAEVASTVNEVLLTNHLLDTVEDDDFRRHVLSHMLEKFRGTLFRQTMFADFEDRTHGIVEDGGALTPDRLDEIYGDLKTEFYEPAAVDDRIRTEWMRIPHFYRAFYVFQYSTGLSAAVSLANQILEDGDEARQRYIDFLSKGSSEYPLDLLEDAGADMSSPQPVEDAIDVYEGYLDRIEEL